One window of the Halanaerobium saccharolyticum subsp. saccharolyticum DSM 6643 genome contains the following:
- a CDS encoding outer membrane beta-barrel protein: protein MKKTVLVLFLAAFLVVGVSSASMAQVPGYWDIKGAIDFGGEIDIEGSDQDVDSGFTLVGEYKVPNTAQWTFGGGVRYQLDREIDNSAQDFSFVPFYGLAHYNMQNSPYYFLGHLGYNTFDIDGYSDESGGMYYAVGAGMDLASNMSAEIMYSVNNGEAENSSGNNLDFEYAKLTVSLGYQF from the coding sequence AGTTTTAGTTTTATTTTTAGCAGCCTTTTTAGTTGTTGGTGTTTCTTCAGCTTCTATGGCACAGGTTCCAGGTTACTGGGATATTAAAGGAGCAATTGATTTTGGTGGAGAGATTGATATTGAAGGTTCTGACCAAGATGTTGACAGTGGTTTTACTTTAGTTGGAGAATATAAGGTGCCAAATACAGCTCAGTGGACTTTTGGCGGTGGAGTAAGATATCAATTAGATAGAGAAATAGATAATTCAGCACAAGACTTTAGTTTTGTACCATTTTATGGTTTAGCTCATTATAATATGCAAAATAGCCCTTATTATTTCCTAGGTCACTTAGGCTACAATACATTTGATATTGATGGTTATAGTGATGAATCCGGCGGTATGTATTATGCTGTTGGTGCTGGTATGGATTTAGCAAGCAATATGAGTGCAGAGATTATGTATTCAGTTAATAATGGAGAAGCTGAAAATAGTAGTGGTAATAATCTTGATTTTGAATACGCTAAACTAACAGTATCTCTTGGTTATCAGTTTTAA